In Candidatus Desulfofervidus auxilii, one genomic interval encodes:
- a CDS encoding DpnII family type II restriction endonuclease yields the protein MRYKEFGFKSFGEYIEHFFNTLLPTNKTYEYFVDWAKVKASVQKYLNEVSLINSLTRLKREQRIMHLKRLLAEYPRIIEVIPMLIAERTKSGKIDIYDPEFDDFIDFDFHPSQVNDDIISKISKFCDKTGIIDLFGQIKDVHDYLVGVETGLDSNARKNRSGDIFQNMVQEKVRRLLHSRYSIVNNDPNFSLYKKLAKRYGKAKTHDIVVYEGNKPLLVIECNFYNVSGSKPISIAESYPEMSRVAKQCGVEFLWVTDGPAWHKMKEPLLRAMKEMDWVVNFKMLRNIRVVLK from the coding sequence ATGAGATATAAAGAATTTGGCTTTAAAAGCTTTGGTGAGTATATAGAACACTTTTTTAATACATTATTGCCTACTAATAAAACCTACGAATATTTTGTTGATTGGGCTAAAGTTAAAGCTTCTGTCCAAAAATATTTGAATGAAGTTTCCCTTATAAATTCACTTACTAGATTAAAAAGAGAACAAAGGATAATGCATTTAAAAAGATTATTAGCAGAATATCCACGAATTATTGAGGTTATACCCATGCTGATAGCCGAAAGAACCAAGAGTGGGAAAATAGACATATATGACCCAGAATTTGATGACTTTATAGATTTCGACTTTCACCCTTCACAGGTAAATGATGATATAATATCTAAAATATCTAAATTTTGTGATAAAACGGGAATTATAGACCTATTTGGACAGATAAAGGATGTTCACGATTATTTGGTAGGTGTAGAAACTGGGCTAGATTCCAATGCCCGCAAAAATAGGAGTGGGGATATTTTTCAAAATATGGTTCAAGAAAAGGTCAGAAGGTTACTACATTCAAGGTATAGCATTGTTAACAATGACCCCAATTTTTCTCTATATAAAAAGCTAGCAAAGAGATATGGCAAGGCAAAAACACATGATATTGTGGTTTATGAAGGTAATAAGCCGCTATTGGTTATAGAATGCAATTTTTATAATGTATCAGGGAGTAAACCAATATCAATAGCAGAAAGTTATCCAGAAATGTCTAGAGTAGCCAAACAATGTGGAGTGGAATTTCTATGGGTTACAGATGGACCAGCATGGCACAAAATGAAAGAACCCTTATTAAGGGCAATGAAAGAAATGGACTGGGTAGTCAACTTTAAAATGTTAAGGAATATTAGGGTTGTTCTTAAATAA
- a CDS encoding DNA methyltransferase translates to MKKKAVISNANKEVVCPICKKRLKGNLGEHIRKLHGDEEFERAVLKAKESGMPDPEIGMIFNVTFKQIEKIITERYGVNISVLKRPKNIKYWAPKDFKEETTTVWSFKRRGDWATHDGRYRGNWSPYIPRNVILKYSKPGETVLDYFVGSGTTAVEVKLLGRKCIARDINPACIGLTLENLNFKVPEKPFKKEPYPTYEPDVSIGDARCLSDIGNNEIDLICAHPPYAGIISYSSKVEGDLSRLSIKEFLEEMGKVARESYRVLKPGSKCAILIGDTRKKKHVIPIGFQTINVFLNEGFKLKELVIKRQHNCKTTGFWYEKSIKYNFLLLAHEYLPIFEKPKLSTSTVIKEEQASYGLVLSHIKKPSIKRKLNKFETTTVWIFPKAELEEQLNKNVIERYANKNGYLISTFVAPYKNELFISRKNKNKFNLLFIKSPFLGYNPSKSDIECFLKEIKNVVQQKLSALNIGGFLAIQVRDVRMNGYIEPIGKKIVDLLTFNNLWLKEIVVVTEQEQKLKNMTEGNKSLRIVHQYLLIYEVISEKSN, encoded by the coding sequence ATGAAAAAGAAGGCCGTTATATCAAATGCAAATAAGGAAGTAGTCTGTCCTATTTGCAAGAAGAGATTAAAAGGAAATCTTGGGGAACATATAAGGAAATTACATGGCGATGAGGAATTTGAAAGGGCGGTATTAAAGGCCAAAGAAAGCGGAATGCCAGACCCAGAAATTGGAATGATATTTAACGTTACCTTTAAGCAGATTGAAAAAATAATAACAGAAAGATATGGAGTTAATATTTCAGTTCTTAAAAGACCAAAGAATATAAAATATTGGGCACCTAAGGACTTTAAAGAAGAAACCACAACTGTGTGGAGTTTTAAACGTAGGGGTGATTGGGCAACTCACGACGGAAGGTACCGAGGGAATTGGTCTCCTTACATTCCACGAAATGTGATACTAAAATACTCCAAACCCGGAGAGACAGTTTTAGATTACTTTGTGGGGAGTGGTACTACAGCAGTAGAGGTAAAGCTGTTAGGGCGCAAATGTATTGCAAGAGACATTAACCCTGCTTGTATAGGATTAACCTTAGAAAACTTAAACTTTAAGGTCCCTGAAAAACCCTTTAAAAAGGAGCCTTACCCTACTTATGAACCCGATGTCTCTATAGGTGATGCAAGATGTTTATCAGATATAGGGAATAATGAAATTGACCTAATTTGTGCCCATCCACCATATGCAGGGATAATAAGTTACAGCTCAAAGGTTGAAGGGGACTTATCTAGACTTTCTATCAAAGAGTTTCTTGAAGAAATGGGGAAGGTAGCCCGTGAAAGTTATCGTGTTCTTAAGCCAGGGAGTAAGTGTGCCATATTGATAGGTGATACAAGAAAGAAAAAACATGTAATTCCCATAGGATTTCAGACAATTAATGTATTTTTGAATGAAGGGTTTAAATTAAAAGAATTGGTCATCAAACGCCAACATAATTGTAAGACTACCGGATTTTGGTATGAAAAAAGTATAAAATATAACTTCCTGCTTTTAGCCCATGAGTACTTACCAATCTTTGAAAAACCAAAATTATCTACTTCTACAGTTATAAAAGAAGAACAGGCAAGCTACGGTTTGGTCCTTTCTCACATTAAAAAGCCTTCCATAAAAAGAAAGTTGAACAAATTTGAGACGACAACAGTATGGATATTTCCTAAAGCAGAGCTTGAAGAGCAATTAAATAAAAACGTCATTGAGAGATATGCCAATAAGAATGGATACTTAATTTCAACATTTGTTGCTCCATATAAAAATGAGTTATTTATAAGCAGAAAAAACAAAAATAAGTTTAACCTCCTATTTATAAAATCACCCTTTTTAGGCTATAATCCTTCGAAGTCAGATATTGAGTGCTTTTTAAAAGAGATAAAAAACGTTGTACAACAAAAATTGTCAGCCCTAAACATAGGGGGATTTTTGGCAATACAAGTAAGGGATGTAAGGATGAATGGTTATATAGAGCCTATTGGTAAAAAGATAGTAGACCTATTAACTTTCAACAATTTATGGCTTAAAGAAATAGTAGTTGTTACCGAACAAGAACAAAAACTTAAGAATATGACAGAAGGAAATAAGAGTTTAAGAATTGTGCATCAGTATCTGCTTATTTATGAAGTAATAAGTGAAAAATCCAATTAA